In the genome of Phlebotomus papatasi isolate M1 chromosome 2, Ppap_2.1, whole genome shotgun sequence, one region contains:
- the LOC129800615 gene encoding activin receptor type-1 isoform X2 codes for MAGEVFIKCLISVLLLNSCRGEINGRLLDENEENMDLETHHTRDLPIQNSIQSHPRRHRKSKRRMKRRYKCYSCEPPDCSNNITTHTHLCQNAIQCWKSRVRDSYGVERMSRGCTTSHDQLPVLCNPNIKGGHSKRHSSGQYNIECCTGDYCNNGSFPELSPINQVIRMDPVTPDGLKWAIGTIAVVALLLVAGTGIYFWLRQSRHKRLLVSRNKADPETYYASDDILRATTAGDSTLREYLEHSVTSGSGSGLPLLIQRTLAKQVSLVEIIGRGRYGEVWRGIWHGENVAVKLFYSRDEESWKRETEIYSTVLLRHENILGYIGSDMTSRNSCTQLLLLTHYYPLGSLFDHLNRSPLTHHEMVVICLSIANGLVHLHTEIFGKQGKPAIAHRDLKSKNILIRLNGSCVIADFGLAVTHVQATGQIDLGNNPKVGTRRYMAPEVLDESINMGCFEAIRRVDIYALGLIFWEVCRRTLSCGIAEDYKVPFYDVVPADPSFEDMKKVVCGDNYRPSLSNRWTSDPLLAGMCKLMRECWHQNANVRLPALRVKKTIQKLASNDASVKLHQNEDEV; via the exons ATGGCTGGAGAAGTgtttataaaatgtttaatatcAGTTTTATTGCTGAATTCATGTCGAG GTGAAATAAATGGACGTCTTCTGGATGAAAATGAAGAGAATATGGATTTGGAGACACATCATACGAGAGATCTTCCAATACAAAATTCCATTCAGAGTCATCCTAG GAGACACAGAAAGTCCAAGAGACGAATGAAGAGAAG ATACAAGTGCTACTCGTGTGAGCCTCCTGATTGCTCCAACAACATCACGACTCACACTCATTTGTGCCAGAATGCCATTCAGTGCTGGAAATCTCGTGTTCGTGACAGTTACGGGGTGGAGAGGATGTCCCGGGGATGTACCACCTCTCATGATCAATTGCCTGTCCTCTGCAATCCTAACATAAAAGGTGGCCACTCTAAGAGACACTCGTCCGGGCAATACAACATTGAATGTTGTACCGGAGATTATTGCAACAATGGCAGCTTCCCGGAACTCTCACCCATCAATCAAGTGATCCGCATGGATCCGGTAACACCGGATGGTCTCAAATGGGCCATCGGGACAATTGCTGTCGTTGCTCTACTTCTTGTAGCAGGGACAGGAATTTATTTCTGGCTGCGTCAGAGCCGTCATAAGAGACTCCTCGTGTCTAGAAATAAAGCCGATCCAGAGACTTACTATGCTAGTGATGATATTCTACGGGCCACAACGGCCGGTGACAGTACACTTAGAGAATACTTGGAACATTCAGTAACTTCAGGGTCCGGGAGTGGTCTTCCCTTGCTCATTCAGCGGACTCTGGCGAAACAAGTATCACTCGTGGAAATCATAGGCCGTGGACGATATGGAGAAGTTTGGCGAGGAATCTGGCACGGTGAGAATGTTGCAGTCAAACTCTTCTACAGTCGCGATGAGGAATCATGGAAGCGTGAAACAGAAATCTACAGCACAGTTCTCCTAAGGCATGAAAACATCCTTGGTTACATTGGTTCTGACATGACATCCCGAAATTCTTGCACTCAACTCCTCCTTCTCACTCACTATTATCCCCTCGGATCACTATTTGATCATCTCAATCGATCACCTCTGACTCACCACGAAATGGTGGTGATCTGTTTGTCCATTGCCAATGGACTAGTACACCTACATACAGAAATCTTTGGGAAACAGGGCAAACCAGCCATTGCTCATCGTGATCTCAAGTCCAAAAATATCCTCATTCGCCTCAATGGATCATGTGTTATTGCTGATTTTGGTCTGGCTGTTACACATGTCCAAGCCACTGGACAAATTGACCTGGGAAATAATCCCAAAGTCGGAACCAGACGATACATGGCTCCAGAAGTTCTTGATGAGAG CATTAATATGGGGTGCTTCGAGGCAATTCGACGAGTGGACATTTATGCTCTGGGCCTAATCTTCTGGGAAGTTTGTCGTCGAACTTTGTCATGTGGCATTGCCGAAGACTACAAAGTGCCATTCTACGATGTTGTTCCTGCCGATCCGAGTTTTGAGGACATGAAGAAGGTCGTTTGTGGCGACAACTATCGACCCTCCCTCTCAAATAGATGGACATCAGATCCC CTTCTGGCAGGAATGTGCAAATTAATGCGAGAATGTTGGCATCAGAATGCTAATGTGCGTTTACCCGCCTTAAGGGTGAAGAAGACAATTCAGAAATTGGCCTCAAATGATGCTAGCGTTAAACTCCACCAAAATGAAGATGAAGTTTAA
- the LOC129800615 gene encoding activin receptor type-1 isoform X1, translated as MAGEVFIKCLISVLLLNSCRGEINGRLLDENEENMDLETHHTRDLPIQNSIQSHPRYKCYSCEPPDCSNNITTHTHLCQNAIQCWKSRVRDSYGVERMSRGCTTSHDQLPVLCNPNIKGGHSKRHSSGQYNIECCTGDYCNNGSFPELSPINQVIRMDPVTPDGLKWAIGTIAVVALLLVAGTGIYFWLRQSRHKRLLVSRNKADPETYYASDDILRATTAGDSTLREYLEHSVTSGSGSGLPLLIQRTLAKQVSLVEIIGRGRYGEVWRGIWHGENVAVKLFYSRDEESWKRETEIYSTVLLRHENILGYIGSDMTSRNSCTQLLLLTHYYPLGSLFDHLNRSPLTHHEMVVICLSIANGLVHLHTEIFGKQGKPAIAHRDLKSKNILIRLNGSCVIADFGLAVTHVQATGQIDLGNNPKVGTRRYMAPEVLDESINMGCFEAIRRVDIYALGLIFWEVCRRTLSCGIAEDYKVPFYDVVPADPSFEDMKKVVCGDNYRPSLSNRWTSDPLLAGMCKLMRECWHQNANVRLPALRVKKTIQKLASNDASVKLHQNEDEV; from the exons ATGGCTGGAGAAGTgtttataaaatgtttaatatcAGTTTTATTGCTGAATTCATGTCGAG GTGAAATAAATGGACGTCTTCTGGATGAAAATGAAGAGAATATGGATTTGGAGACACATCATACGAGAGATCTTCCAATACAAAATTCCATTCAGAGTCATCCTAG ATACAAGTGCTACTCGTGTGAGCCTCCTGATTGCTCCAACAACATCACGACTCACACTCATTTGTGCCAGAATGCCATTCAGTGCTGGAAATCTCGTGTTCGTGACAGTTACGGGGTGGAGAGGATGTCCCGGGGATGTACCACCTCTCATGATCAATTGCCTGTCCTCTGCAATCCTAACATAAAAGGTGGCCACTCTAAGAGACACTCGTCCGGGCAATACAACATTGAATGTTGTACCGGAGATTATTGCAACAATGGCAGCTTCCCGGAACTCTCACCCATCAATCAAGTGATCCGCATGGATCCGGTAACACCGGATGGTCTCAAATGGGCCATCGGGACAATTGCTGTCGTTGCTCTACTTCTTGTAGCAGGGACAGGAATTTATTTCTGGCTGCGTCAGAGCCGTCATAAGAGACTCCTCGTGTCTAGAAATAAAGCCGATCCAGAGACTTACTATGCTAGTGATGATATTCTACGGGCCACAACGGCCGGTGACAGTACACTTAGAGAATACTTGGAACATTCAGTAACTTCAGGGTCCGGGAGTGGTCTTCCCTTGCTCATTCAGCGGACTCTGGCGAAACAAGTATCACTCGTGGAAATCATAGGCCGTGGACGATATGGAGAAGTTTGGCGAGGAATCTGGCACGGTGAGAATGTTGCAGTCAAACTCTTCTACAGTCGCGATGAGGAATCATGGAAGCGTGAAACAGAAATCTACAGCACAGTTCTCCTAAGGCATGAAAACATCCTTGGTTACATTGGTTCTGACATGACATCCCGAAATTCTTGCACTCAACTCCTCCTTCTCACTCACTATTATCCCCTCGGATCACTATTTGATCATCTCAATCGATCACCTCTGACTCACCACGAAATGGTGGTGATCTGTTTGTCCATTGCCAATGGACTAGTACACCTACATACAGAAATCTTTGGGAAACAGGGCAAACCAGCCATTGCTCATCGTGATCTCAAGTCCAAAAATATCCTCATTCGCCTCAATGGATCATGTGTTATTGCTGATTTTGGTCTGGCTGTTACACATGTCCAAGCCACTGGACAAATTGACCTGGGAAATAATCCCAAAGTCGGAACCAGACGATACATGGCTCCAGAAGTTCTTGATGAGAG CATTAATATGGGGTGCTTCGAGGCAATTCGACGAGTGGACATTTATGCTCTGGGCCTAATCTTCTGGGAAGTTTGTCGTCGAACTTTGTCATGTGGCATTGCCGAAGACTACAAAGTGCCATTCTACGATGTTGTTCCTGCCGATCCGAGTTTTGAGGACATGAAGAAGGTCGTTTGTGGCGACAACTATCGACCCTCCCTCTCAAATAGATGGACATCAGATCCC CTTCTGGCAGGAATGTGCAAATTAATGCGAGAATGTTGGCATCAGAATGCTAATGTGCGTTTACCCGCCTTAAGGGTGAAGAAGACAATTCAGAAATTGGCCTCAAATGATGCTAGCGTTAAACTCCACCAAAATGAAGATGAAGTTTAA